The nucleotide window CTGCGCCGTCTCGCGGATCATCCGCGCGATGCGCCCCGAATGGCCCGAGGGCCGGGCGTAGTTCGACACCCGCGCCTTGAGGTTGCGCGCCTTGCCGACATACAGGACCTGCGCCTGGGCATCGAGCATCCGGTAGACGCCCGGGGAGCTGTCGAGCGTCCGCAATTGCGCCGCGATCAGCGCATGGCCGGTCAGTGCCGGGCCGGCAGCCCCGCCCTGCACAGCGGGTCCGGTGCCCGGCTGCGGTGCCGCCGGATCGGTCAAATCACTCGGGTCGGGTCCAGCCATATCCTACCAGCTCTGATTCCCCGCTGGCTGCCTCCATATGGAGGCCGGGGCAAGGGGAAACATCTCCACCGTTTCTGTGGATAACTCTGGGGAGCAGTTTTCCGGGACCGCGAATTTCCGTTGTTTTTAGCGCGCCTGAAGGCTTTGCCTGTTTTTTGTGCAAATTATCAAGGCGTTGATTTTCCTTGATATTATTTTCAACAGCGGCCAAATGCCTGATAATGTTAAAGGATTCATAACGGATTTGTGACCATTTGCGGCGGCGTGCACAACTTGCCGCAGCAGGGTAATGAAGGTTAACGAAACCGCCGCGTCCGGCCGGTGCCTCGGCCAGCAAGAAACCCCCAAGATCTAGGGGCCAGCGGGTCATTCGACCCCCAGAACGTCGGGTGTCTGCCAGCCCAGATGCTGCCCGCCATCGGTGCAGATCAGTTGGCCGGTCACCGAAGGCGCGTCGAGGAAATAGCCAAGCGCCGCGGTCACATCCTCGGGCCCTGCCCCCCGCCGCAAGATGGTTGCGGCGCGCTGGCGGGCGAAATGGTCCTCGCTCTGCCGGGCGCCCTGCATCGTCGGCCCCGGCCCGATGGCGTTGACGCGGATGTTGGGGGCAAGTGCCTGGGCGGCGGTGCGGGTCAGCGCCCAGAGCCCGGCCTTGGCCAGCGAGTAGGTCATGAACTCCGGCGTCGGCTTCAGCACGCGCTGGTCGCACATGTTGATGACCAGAGCCTGCGCCAGCGGCTCGCCACCGTGGCTGCCGGCCTTGGGCGCCTGCGCGGCAAAGGCCTGGATCAGCACGAAGGGCGCACGCAGGTTCGAGCCGATATGGCGGTCCCAGCTGTCGCGGGTTGCGCTGCGGATCGTGTCGTATTCAAAGATCGAGGCGTTGTTGACCAGCACCGTCAGCGGCCCGCCAAGCGCCTTCGCGGCAGCTGGCACCAGACCGTCGGTCGCTTCCTCGTCCAGCAGATCGGCCGCCAGCGTCGCCGCCTGCACGCCAAGGGCGCGCGCCTCGGCGGCGGTCGCCTCGGCCTCCTCCGCCGAGCCGTGGTAATGGATCGCAACGTCATGCCCACGCGCCGCCAGATACAACACCATTGCCCGCCCTAGCCGCCGCGCGCCGCCGGTGACCAGCGCCTTGCCCGGCCAGCGTTCCGTCATGACTTCCTCCGCCCTTTGCCGCAGCCGCAGGGGCCCGGCCCGATGCGCGCCCGCCCGCAGGCCGGGCAGCGTTGCACCCGCGCTTGACGCGGAAGGCACCGAACATCGCCAGCACGACCATGACGATCAGGAACAGCGTGACGATCTTGACCATCATGTCACAGTCCGAACCGGGCCCAATGGCCCCGATCCTCCACCGCCGTCATCGCCTGCGACGCGGCCTCGACCCCGATCCGGCGCAGGAAGGGGCGCTTCTGTTCATGCAGGACCATCTGTACCTTGTCGCCATAGAGCTGCTTAAGCTTCGGCACGACATGGCCGATGCCGTCGGCCAGCCCCACCGCCACCGCCTGCCGGCCCACGAACACCTCGCCGGTGAAGAGGTCCGCCCCCTCGGCCAACCGCGCCCCGCGCCGGGCCTTGACCTGTGCGATGAAGGCCTGGTGGATCGGTTCCTGCAGCGCGATCAGGCGCGCCACATCCTCGGGCTTTTCCGGGCGGAACGGGTC belongs to Frigidibacter mobilis and includes:
- a CDS encoding SDR family oxidoreductase, with protein sequence MTERWPGKALVTGGARRLGRAMVLYLAARGHDVAIHYHGSAEEAEATAAEARALGVQAATLAADLLDEEATDGLVPAAAKALGGPLTVLVNNASIFEYDTIRSATRDSWDRHIGSNLRAPFVLIQAFAAQAPKAGSHGGEPLAQALVINMCDQRVLKPTPEFMTYSLAKAGLWALTRTAAQALAPNIRVNAIGPGPTMQGARQSEDHFARQRAATILRRGAGPEDVTAALGYFLDAPSVTGQLICTDGGQHLGWQTPDVLGVE